A single genomic interval of Hoplias malabaricus isolate fHopMal1 chromosome 7, fHopMal1.hap1, whole genome shotgun sequence harbors:
- the fosab gene encoding v-fos FBJ murine osteosarcoma viral oncogene homolog Ab, which yields MFSTLDCDSSSRCSSASPSYGSPAGVYLGGQDFSDMADSPASFVPTVTAISSCPDLQWMVQSVVSSVAPSTGRAHPYSPNTSYTRGRMSTKAHSSSRRGKFEQLAPEEEEKRRLRRERNKMAAAKCRNRRRELTDTLQAETDKLEDEKSLLQNDIANLQKEKERLEFILAAHRPICKIPSELDSALRGSPVCPVSMSAIQSSASPAPEIQSVVTSAPSVRAEPSLVSSSSSLMFTNAASLEPQSSAVKISDLETSLDLLSRAEVETARSVPDVDLSSSLYAQDWEPLYTPANLELEPLCTPVVTCTPALPSYTSSFVFSYPDTDVFPEAQRGSEHSSDSLSSPTLLTL from the exons ATGTTTTCCACTCTGGACTGCGACTCGTCCTCCCGCTGCAGCAGCGCGTCCCCCAGCTACGGCTCCCCGGCGGGAGTCTACCTCGGCGGCCAG GACTTCAGCGACATGGCGGACTCCCCTGCTTCCTTCGTTCCCACGGTAACGGCCATCTCCTCCTGCCCTGACCTGCAGTGGATGGTCCAGTCCGTGGTGTCTTCAGTAGCGCCCTCCACAGGCCGAGCTCATCCCTACAGCCCCAACACGTCCTACACAAGAGGGAGGATGTCCACCAAGGCCCACAGCTCCAGCCGCAGGGGCAAATTCGAACAG CTCGCtccagaggaggaggaaaagcGAAGGCTCCGCCGCGAGAGAAATAAGATGGCAGCTGCCAAGTGCCGCAACAGGAGGCGAGAGCTGACGGACACCCTCCAAGCT GAAACGGACAAACTGGAGGACGAGAAGTCCCTTCTTCAGAACGACATCGCCAACCtccagaaggagaaggagaggcTCGAGTTCATTCTGGCTGCCCACCGTCCCATCTGCAAGATTCCCTCTGAGCTGGACTCCGCTCTCAGGGGTTCCCCCGTGTGCCCGGTTTCCATGTCCGCCATCCAGAGCTCAGCGTCTCCGGCGCCGGAAATCCAGAGCGTGGTGACGTCTGCGCCGTCCGTGCGCGCAGAACCGTCTTTGGTGAGCAGCAGCTCGTCGCTGATGTTCACCAACGCCGCCTCCCTGGAGCCGCAGAGCTCCGCCGTGAAGATCTCGGACCTGGAGACGTCCCTGGACCTCCTGAGCCGAGCCGAGGTGGAGACGGCCCGCTCCGTGCCGGACGTGGACCTGTCCAGCTCTCTGTACGCTCAGGACTGGGAGCCCCTGTACACGCCGGCCAACCTGGAGCTGGAGCCTCTGTGCACCCCCGTGGTCACGTGCACGCCCGCCCTCCCCTCCTACACCTCCTCCTTCGTCTTCTCGTACCCGGACACGGACGTCTTCCCAGAGGCTCAGCGAGGCTCCGAGCACTCGTCCGACTCCCTGAGCTCGCCCACTCTCCTCACGTTATAA
- the LOC136702336 gene encoding protein c-Fos-like — protein MPKAVAFIKMKSTQGRGSEDSSVDGPFVPTVTAIATAPDLKWMVLSTDISSVNPCSRAVKQKRSPARHKKTPQSCGQSAARPSSGQSRQRKTPSTSGQSEPETSQSKPAHRTASTQSGHRRAPPAFGQSGQGKRSPSCSQSGHGVSSHQLGRRTSAGQPGHGMSPSQSGHRKVLPSSSQSGHRTSSGQSGRRKGQKEQLSPEEEERKRIRRERNKLAAAKCRNRRRELTDSLQAETDKLEEEKTSLQAEISSLMKEKEQLELMLASHSVHCKIPVEMEEMEEMEMEEMDISEESQKRELDSTNLSLEKVPSTPLALHQVPTCAQELEPTSPIISGGSDVLLCSSADLEPYIDMKDVPMEDLGCKITSNDEDEDDDDVDLLVPDIDLSASLGLTEWETLYMSIGGSLDPLSTPILSPSCSANASNAVPVFDFPNPNPEEFESKTAARAKAGAENSTLLAL, from the exons ATGCCTAAAGCAGTGGCTTTCATCAAGATGAAGAGTACGCAG GGCCGAGGGTCTGAGGACAGCTCAGTGGACGGCCCCTTTGTTCCCACGGTGACGGCCATCGCCACAGCTCCAGATCTGAAGTGGATGGTTCTGTCCACTGACATTTCATCGGTCAATCCCTGCAGCAGAGCTGTAAAACAGAAGAGATCTCCAGCTAGGCATAAGAAAACTCCACAGTCCTGCGGCCAATCGGCAGCCAGGCCATCTTCTGGCCAATCGAGACAAAGGAAAACTCCATCAacctctggccaatcagaaccTGAGACGTCCCAAAGCAAACCAGCACACAGGACAGCCTCCACCCAATCAGGACACAGGAGAGCTCCCCCAGCCTTTGGTCAGTCAGGACAAGGGAAACGTTCACCCTCTTGCAGCCAGTCAGGCCATGGGGTGTCCTCACACCAGCTGGGGCGCAGGACATCCGCAGGGCAGCCAGGACACGGGATGTCCCCCAGCCAATCAGGACACAGGAAAGTTCTACCATCATCCAGCCAATCAGGACACAGGACAtcctctggccaatcaggaCGCAGGAAGGGCCAAAAAGAACAG CTGTCGccggaggaggaagagaggaagagaattcgaagagagagaaataaactgGCGGCGGCGAAGTGTCGAAACCGGCGCCGAGAACTGACCGACAGTCTCCAGGCG GAGACGGACAAACTGGAGGAGGAAAAGACGTCTCTCCAGGCGGAGATCAGCAGCTTAATGAAGGAAAAAGAGCAGCTGGAGCTAATGCTGGCCTCCCACAGCGTCCACTGCAAAATCCCAGTGGAgatggaggagatggaggagatggagatggaggaGATGGACATCTCTGAAGAATCTCAGAAGCGTGAACTGGATTCTACAAACCTGAGCCTGGAGAAAGTGCCCTCGACTCCACTGGCCCTCCACCAGGTGCCGACCTGCGCCCAGGAGCTGGAGCCCACCAGCCCCATTATATCCGGCGGCTCTGATGTTCTCCTGTGTTCTAGCGCTGATCTAGAACCCTACATAGACATGAAGGACGTCCCAATGGAGGACCTCGGCTGCAAGATCACCAGCAATGACGAAGACGAAGACGACGACGACGTGGACCTTCTGGTTCCTGACATTGACCTCAGTGCTTCTCTAGGTCTCACCGAGTGGGAAACGCTCTACATGTCAATAGGGGGCAGTCTAGACCCCCTCAGCACCCCTATATTAAGCCCCAGCTGCAGCGCTAACGCCAGCAACGCCGTCCCTGTCTTTGACTTCCCGAACCCAAACCCAGAGGAGTTTGAGAGCAAAACTGCGGCCAGAGCCAAAGCAGGAGCAGAGAACTCCACACTGCTGGCTTTATGA